Below is a window of Bos javanicus breed banteng chromosome 6, ARS-OSU_banteng_1.0, whole genome shotgun sequence DNA.
taactttaatatgttaaattaaatttgctttagtaaactttattaaatttattgaattatttgcattaacttaatttttttaatttagtaaacttttaaaatttatttttaaaaaactccataggacttccctggtggctcagtgttacaagaatttgcctgcaaagcaggagatgcaagtttgatccctgggtctggaatgtcccctggaggaggaaatgccaacccactccagtattcttgctttggaaatctcatggacagaggagcctggtgggctacagtccatcgtatcgtgaaagagtcggacacaacttagcaactagacagCAACAATGGAGTATCTACTTTAGTAGCTTTCTGAGTAATATAATCTCAATTAGGAAAGTCATCTCAATTTCAGTAAGATTCCTGGCAAACATTGGGCTAGTGATAGTATATTATAGTaacaaaataagaataatgaaGATAGTTAGTATTTCTTCTGGATCATTAGGTGCTACTGACATTTTGGATGTTTCACATGTACTTACAATTTTTCCCTCAATGACAATATGAGGTTGCTACTATTATAAGATTTAGTGTTGTCCTATCCGTGAATATGTTGCCTGTATCTTGAACAACCTGCTGAATATTCTCCTTTTCCACTCTACCGTTTACAATTCAACCCAATGACTACATCCTggtttttttttgaaggatatgTGACCATATCTCTTTCTTATCCCTTTCAATGTTCTTGCAGGTGCTCCTGCTAGATGTTTCTCATGTTAATAATTATCTGTTTCCAATTCACCTTACCAGCATTATCAGCCTCTTTACTTAGTCTCTTCTTGTTTAGACTGAACTTGTACTTCTTGGGAACTGTCATTATCACTCtacctgcttttcttttctatcttcttCCATCCCAACCCTATTCCTTCTGTTTATTCATGAACATCTTTCAGATGTTCCTATGATTCATGCTGGATGTTTCTTTAGCACAGTGGTCTTTTCTTTTATAATGCTTTTACATACTTTTTATGACTTCCTTGTATTCTGTCTTTCTAGGTGGAGTGTCAGGTGGCAGAAACTGTCTATATATTTCTCTATATTAGCTCTCCCcaaataagttatatatataattatcctATAGTAGGATAATTATGCTACTATAATTGTAACTAACATTATGCtaatattaaaatatgcattatatatttactatatttttatataaaatataactgtAAATGTCTGATACTTCATTATGTGTTGAAAAGTGAAGTCATAATTTAACATATTCTCAAAGTCTCTAGCATGTTCTGTTTATTCTGTGATGTTAATAAATTTCAAATACTTGTGTTGACATAGAAATATCAATTTCTAACTGGAAGTTCACTGTATCCAGCTTCCCACATCTGACTCATTGCAATCAAACACTTTAAATAAAGAATGCAGGATGATTCCTATTGAAAACACAAAGTTAACAAAGAATAACAACAAGGAGTAGGTGACCTTAGGCAGGGATTTGGCAGGTTTGCAGTGGAGCCCTCCAACAAATTCAAAATTTGGTAGCCGTGGGCGAGGAAATGAAAAATCCCAATAGTTTCGAATGAGCCACATTTCAGCTTTCCCCATTGTCTCAACTAATGTAGTGGGCcttcctgaaagtgaaaataaaaacaaaaacaacaacaaatgttggaTCAAATGAGAATAttgctgtgtgtgtatatatatatattatgcttagtcactcagtcgtgtctgactcttcgactccatggactgcagccgtccaggctcctccatccatggggattctccaggcaagactactggagtgggttgtcatgccctccttcaggggatcttcccaactcagggatggaacccaggtctcctgcatcgcaggtggattctttaccatctgagccaccagggaagcccatgtatatacaTTAGGTAAGTTTTATAAAGGACCTTGGGATGATGTGACCAAATATGTTTCAATGTAACTGTTCTTTGACAAATATACAACATTAGATAGGATAACATGATATATAACACTATTTGGAAACTGAACTTCACAAGTAGAAACAATTTCTAACTGCTACCTAGATACTTGAGCTACAAATATGTGTTTAATTCTCAGTGTACATGTCTTCATTTGCCAAAACATTTTATGAGATTTTTAGTGACttacatttttaagttaaaaagaaagacattttgtAAGTTGATAGATAGTCACTTGCAAAAGTCCTACGTGCTTCAAATTGTGGTTAATGACTTCCTGGTATCCAGTACTAGTAAAGGACTACAAGGTTGTACCTCACCCTATAATTTAAGTGTTTTCATTTCATGATATTTATAAGATTGAtgggtattttatatttttatttgaatgtttCACTTATTTGAGACAAATTtcagtaaatttatatttatataaacacacTCCAAGGCTCTATAAAGATAGGACTTAATGCTACCAACTAAACACATGACTTACCTAGTACTTCACTGTAAAACTGATTCCAGTTCTTTTCATTGTATGCCTGGAACCAGAAGTCAAAATACAGTACATATATCATATTTTTGACCCTCTCCGTGAATGTCATGTGATCACTTAATTCTGAAAACATAGCAGGTACATAGGATGGTGGGAATGGAAGCCTTCCACTCTTCTTTTCAACTGAAGATCCAGGTGTGGAGTAGAGACTATACATGAATGGTATTTTAAGTATCTCAGCCAGCAGCTCACCACAGGGTCCAACAGCATCTGCAAAAATGACATTGAACCTTTCTTCATGCAGTTTTGTCATAAGTTTCTTATTTGAAACAACTTCTTTACACATCTTCATTAAAATATCAGAATATCCCCAAAATAAACTTTGCACCATTGAAAGATGATTCCAAAAGGAGTCTCTCACCGCATGCATCCATGCCTCAACAAAAAGTTTGACAAAATTCTCACTTTCTTCTTTAGTTAAAGATGGAGGGAAAGTCTCCAATTTGAGAGAAGATGGTTTTTTGGGATCAATGAAAGTGGTAACTGAAGGTGTCAAAACAGTCACCTCATGACCCCTTGTCACAAGTTCATCCAGAATTGTCTTCATATTCATCCAATGACTATATTCCATTGGCCACACCAGCACCTTTCCACAACTTCCAGAATTAAAGTAGCAAGTCAgttgtagcagcagcagaagtgagaGCCATTGCATAGACATCTTGTGCATATGCAGTACTTTAAGCAATTACTGAAGACTTTTTCTATTGCTCAGGCTTATATCCAGAAGACATCAATCAGAAGTTAAATTATAACTCCTATGCGTAAAGTAAATAGATTACACATATAGTCAGCAGATGTGGAAATCAGGTGAAAGGGGAAAGTATAGAACACTTCGAGATTATGCAGTGTGTTTATTACTGTTTTATCACCGCTGTCACCAATCTAAAAGTCAATGAACTTTTACACGCAAATCAATTATATTATGTAAGAAAGAAGTGTAAATCACTGCAAATGAGAGGCTCTTGTGTCTGCCGTTTCCTTGACACAGAATTAGAGAAGGGTGACATCAACAAGATGCATGGTTAGGAGGTCCCAACGCTTATGTCTTTTACAAAAATAGCAAAACCAAAAAATGAACAACTACTTTGGGAAATTGTTTGGAAATTACTTTGGGAAATTTCTGGACTACAATGAAGAAGCAGCAGAAACCCTGCATATTGCAAAGTCTGAGGATCACCATGTAGAAAAGTGTGAGAAAGAGTTTACctctcccaccccttcctctAGCTCAGAGGAGCTTGGCACTGGCAGAGATCCCCTCAGAGGGATTTCAGCCCATGGGGAAAAATAGTGCAGGGGAACTCCAGCAACCTCATCATCATGACCTTTGCAGCCTTGCTCTTGAGCACTTCCACAGTGTGCACCTACACTGATTCAAGACAGAGCTGCCCAGCGTCCCTGCTGTTGTGTCCTTCCTGAGGCTGAAATTTTGCTGTGGTGAGACCTGATCTTGGGGTCAAGGCGTCTCCCCATCACTCTGTACCCTGCTTTCCCTGATTGAGGTGTCACAGTGCCTTACCTTCTGTGCAACTGGAGTTTCTGATCTGCGCCTTGCTTCCTGGTTTGTCTTATAACAGCTGTGGTCATGCTGCTGTTTATTTGGGTCTCACGCTGTTAATCCTAGTCTTGGTTTTGACTGGCCATTACCTAGGCTGAGCTGCTGCTGTTTCACACACCATTCCTGGGTCCTGAGTCACGGCTTAACCTACCATTGCTGGTGTAACAGTGCAGACACTCTGTGCCTCACCATGGGTCCTAGTCAGGGTTCTGATCCACAATTACTGTGTTCACACCACTGCTTCTCTGTAACCCAGCCATGGGTTCCAAGCAGTAGCTCTGATAGGTCATTACTAGGAACATACTGCTGATGGTCTCTGACTTCCTCTGTGGCCAGAATCCCCAGGCTGTGTATCCCAGGTACAGCACCTCCCCTGGGCCTAAGCCACTGCACAACCCTGTCATCTCAGGGCCTTTACCTCTGCTGCATTCCCCTTACctccaaaatatattaacaatGTGTTATATGTCTAGAAACACAACTATATACATGTTTTACATGcttgctttttatatttgttaagaaagaaaaggagaagataaatgcacttgtgtgtgtgtttgtgtgtgtgtgttaatttgcttctgtagtgtccaactctttatggccctatggactgtagcctgccaggcacttctgtccataggattctttaggcaagaatactgagtagattgctgtgcccttctctaggggactctttttgatctagggatcaaacccatgtctcttatgtctcctccgttggcagctgggttctttaccactagtgccatctgggaagcctatatcACTTATACTGTCTTATATAATTTCTTACCTTTACCAGTGCTCTTTGGTTTACCATGGTGATTAGAATTGTAGCCTGGGTTTACCTTCTTAAACCATAggttttccttcagtttttttctgtAAGGTAGATTTCCCAGCAATGTATTCTTTTTGGGTGGATAAGGGTAGAGGACTATCTATATTTTGCCCTCAGTTTTGAAAGAGTGTTTCATTtgatatcatgagaaatgctgggctggatgacttaaaagctggaatcaagataggcaggagaaacatcaacaacctcagatatgcagatgataccactctaatggcagaagcaaagaggaactaaagagcctcttgatgagggtgaaggaggagagtgaaaaagctagcttaaaactaagtattaaaaagctaagatcatggcatctggccccattacttcatggcaagtagaaggggaaaatatggaagtagtgacaggtttcctcttcttgggctctaaaatcactacagatggtgactgcagccatgaaatcaggagatgtttgcttcttggcaggaaagctatgataaacctagagactgggttaaaagcagagacattattctgttGACAAAGTCTGTATGGTCAAGGCAATGATCTTCCCAGTGGCCACGTaagggtgtgagagttggaccgtaaagaaggcagagtgctgaagaattgatgcctttgaactgtgattgctggagaagattcctgagaatcccttgaacagcaaggagatcaaaccatcaatcttaagggaaatcaatcctgaatatttggtggaaggactgatgctgaagttgaaattccagtattttggtcatctgatgcaaacagctgattcattgaaaaagtccctgatgctggaaagattgagggcagaagaagagggtgtcagaggatgagatggatggatgacatgaaagataaaatgaatatgaacttgggcaaacttcaggagatggtaagggtcagagaggcctggtgtgctgcagtccatggcatcgcaagggttggacacgactgggcgactgaacaacaatgggcGACTGACTTTGTTTGATATAGAATTTTTGATTGACAGTTTTGACTATCTGGATTTTGACTATATCATCTCACTGCCAGAGAGCATCCACTGTTTCTCATAAGATATAAGCAGTATCTTGATATTCCCTTGCAagactgaattatttttctttagtgcTTTAAGGTTTTCTGGTTTTAGCTTTCTTTTGTGTATGTTAGTGTGCTTCATTATGTACCAATATTCTCTaactctcttttcatttttttgtctcTGTTCTTTGGATTATATTATGTTATTGATATATCTTCAAATTCACTTACTTTTTCATCAGCTTCTTATTTATTCCcactagtgaatttttcatttcaaatatagtACATTTCAACTCCAAAAtttccatttgttatttttataaaatatgatttttatttcttatttttatactcTATTAGatgtacatttttattatacCTTTCTTCTTTCATCATAGTTTCATGAAGATAGGTTGTAAGCTTCCAAAATTTATACATTTCTCCTAAGTTCTCCAATTTGAAGGAATATAATGATACTGAATAGTGTCTTATGatcacttatatttttattttagtttctaattgtatttatttcagtGTTTCGTCTTTTTGGTAGTTTCTTTTGGGTCACTGAATCCACTGACATTAGCTAATTTGAAGTTTTTCCTTGTTAGAGCCAACCATTAGTCCCTTTCATAAGCAGTTTCTACTGACTGTTTTTTCACCATTTAGGTCAcgtatttatatttctttatatgtctTGTGAAATTATTGTTAAGGTATTACATTTAGACAATGGAGTGTAACAACTCTAATTCCATgtcttgttgctgttgctgttaagtcgcttcagtcgtgtccgactctgtgcgaccccatagatggcagcccaccaggcacccccgtccctgggattctccaggcaagaacactggggtgggttgccatttccttctccaatgcaggaaagtgaaaagtgagagtgaagtcgctcagtcacgtctgactcttagcgaccccatggactgcagcctaccaggctcctctgtccatgggattttccaggcaagagtactggaatgggttgccgttgccttctccccatgtctTATTACTGATATATGTTTACTGACTACATGGACTATTTTAATAAAGTCTCTTTCCCTTACAGGGTAAAGCATCTGATGTAGCTATTTGGAGGGTGCAGCTGCTGCAGTATTCACATTACCTGGGCAGACAGTGCTTTTAGTAGCACTCTTCTTTTAACTGTCTCCTTTCATCTCACACACCACTAAAGTAAtactcgaaattctccaagccaggcttcagcagtacgtgaaccgtgagctcccagatgttcaagctggttttagaaaaggcagaggaactagagatcagattgccaacatcttgtggatcattgaagaagcaagagagttccagaaaaaacatctatttctgctttattgactatgccaaagcctttgactgtgtggatcacaataaactgtgggaaattctgaaagagatgggaaagcagaccacctgacctgcctctcgagaaacctgtatgcaggtcaggaagcaacagttagaactggacatggaacaacagactggttccaaataggaaaaggagtacatcaaggctgtatattgtcaccctgcttatttaacttacatgcagaacacaccatgagaaatgctgggctggatgaagcacaagctgaaatcaagattgctgggagaaatatcaacaacctcagatatgcagatgacaccacccttatggcagaaagtgaagaagaactaaagagccccttgatgaaagtgaaagtggagagtggaaaagctggcttaaagctcaacattcagaaaattaagatcatggcatgcgtcacttcatggcaaatagatggggaaacagtggctgactttatgttttggggctccaaaatcactgcagatggtgattatagccatgaaattaaaagacacttactccttggaaggaaagttatgatcaacctagtgtattaaaaaccagagacattactttgtcaacaaagacccatctagtcaaggctatggtttttccagtagtcatgtatggatgtgagagttggactataaagaaagctgagcactgaagaattcatgcttttgaactgtggtgttggataagactcttgagagtcccttggactgcaaggagatccaacgagtccatcctaaaggacatcagtcctggatgtacatcggaaggactgatgttgaagctgaaactccaatactttggccacctgatgggaagagctgactaaattgagaagaccctgatgctgggaaagatagagggcaagaGCAGAAACAgacgataaaggatgagatggttagatggcataaccaactcaatgaacatgagtttgggtaggctctgggaattagtgagggacagggaggcctggcatgatgcagttcatggggtcgcaaagagtcggacatgactgagcgactgaactgaactcaactgaacttcATACTGTTAGATTTCATCAGTTGTTGAGTGATTGTATTATAGCTGTTGATCTCTTCTTGGGGGCATAAATTGCTCCAAAATCTGACCCCTTGCCAGATAGTTTTAAAAGTCAGTGTTTGAGATGTGTTCTGACCTCAGGAATTCTCTTCAGAGctgtgtctttctctgattttctctgaTAAACTAGTTTGTCAATGTTCAGCTTGTATCTGTCATTAAACAATTACCTTCCTCTTAACTGTTTACCAACAGATCTTTCATAGTTTGTGGATGCTCATAGGCTTGATCTTTTCACAATCTTATTCTATTAAGTGAGCCCCTTAAGAATAGCTTTTTTATCCTAAGTCTCCCTCTGGTCAAGCTTTCTGAACTTTCTCTTCAGAGCTGGAAATAGGAACAGTGTGGCACATGTCTTTCTCTGTGACATCCCTCTTTTGTATGTAAACACTAGTGCcaatttttagttttccttttcatcatggAACTTAGATTCTATGAATGAGCTGGGAAAACACCTTTTGGGATTCAGTATTCTCAATATTCTGTGCCTGAATAGAACCTCGGCCCTATTAGTGGTGCTGGTGGAAGAAGGGGGAACTTTGATGGCCATACTTATCTGGAAATTAGCCACTGTAACTCATAACTagggggtatgtgtgtgtatatgtgagaaAATCAAGTGCTAAACCCTTCTTAGATGATACAATAACACTCAAAAGAGAGCTGTGGATAGTGAGAACCTAGTGTTCTTTCTGAACCTACCCAGAATGAAGTCTAGTTTTCTGAATAAGAATGATGAGAGAGGGAGATGTTTTGGGTTTAAATGGCAAAGGCTTTCAATGATTTTTCTGttaatgtatttttctgaaataaatgtgTCTTTACTTGCTGTATATCTTTAGGGAACTTTCTAGAAACTAAatggttgttttaaaataaaatttcagtagtTATTCTTACTTCACGTAAGAATTTGTTCATGGAATATATCATGTTGCCATTTCAGAAATGAGAGTGTTTGGGCTTCAGCTATGGCGCAGTGGTATGGAATtagtctgctaatgcaggagacacagacttgatctctggttcaggaagatcctatatactgcagggcaactaagccagtgcatcACAGCTATTCAGCCTGCACTCTAGTGCTGGGGacctgcaactactgagcccatgcatttcaactactgaagcccaagcattAGGACcagtgctctgaaacaagaaaagccacctcagtgaggatcctgtgtaccacaactagagagtagccctcactctctgcaactagaagaAAGCCTCTGC
It encodes the following:
- the LOC133249623 gene encoding UDP-glucuronosyltransferase 2B4-like, whose translation is MHKMSMQWLSLLLLLQLTCYFNSGSCGKVLVWPMEYSHWMNMKTILDELVTRGHEVTVLTPSVTTFIDPKKPSSLKLETFPPSLTKEESENFVKLFVEAWMHAVRDSFWNHLSMVQSLFWGYSDILMKMCKEVVSNKKLMTKLHEERFNVIFADAVGPCGELLAEILKIPFMYSLYSTPGSSVEKKSGRLPFPPSYVPAMFSELSDHMTFTERVKNMIYVLYFDFWFQAYNEKNWNQFYSEVLGRPTTLVETMGKAEMWLIRNYWDFSFPRPRLPNFEFVGGLHCKPAKSLPKEMEEFVQSSGENGIVVFSLGSMVSNMSKERANVIASALAQIPQKVLWRYDGKKPDTLGPNTQLYKWIPQNDLLGHPKTKAFVTHGGSNGIYEAIYHGIPIVGLPLFADQPHNIVHMKAKGAAVRLDLETMSTEDLLNALKEVINNPSYKENMMRLSAIHHDRPVKPLDLAVFWIEFVMRHKGAKHLRPAVHNLTWLQYHSLDVIGFLLACVATGAFVITKCCLFCYQKFAGKGKKGKRD